One Planctomycetota bacterium genomic region harbors:
- a CDS encoding peptide MFS transporter translates to MSTHSVGADDAGSPGDDTVFGHKPGLFLLFFTEMWERFSYYGMRALLVLFLVSDMAAGGWGWTRQEALGLYAWYTGLVYVTPVLGGMIADAFLGYRRAVLLGALLMTLGHASMALESRTAFYAGLALLIAGNGFFKPNISSIVGHLYKDHPAKKDSAYTIFYMGINAGAFLGMLFCGYIGEKVSWSYGFGLAGIFMFLGMLMFQFGQGIFGDLGLAPERRDGTAGRDVAESADEAAVVKDRLIVIGILSFASIFFWMAFEQAGGSMNIFAKDYTSRVLTGSAATTFFWIDALLTLIPLGIVTWVLVNLVRATHDRIALSNAFIVLSFVIIWGAAIWRLNREFNMQSYDLAVTPLAAPADVGAGAAEPIVATILTETPLREGEEVFVVDLEGKGGAGKLRILAPAQAANFASKQAAVVKRVRGNEIEVTASWFQILNSFFIIALAPLIGRIWETRFNPSAPVKFGFGLILLGVGFAALALASMGVPKGAKTANLSMSWLVIAYLFHTLGELFVSPVGLSYVSKLAPARLVGLMFGIWFFASAVANYAAGITGGMIDAISEKYGLSVFFLIYTAIPVVAGLVLIALSKGIRRMMHGIG, encoded by the coding sequence ATGAGCACGCACAGCGTCGGAGCCGATGATGCCGGCTCCCCCGGGGATGACACGGTCTTCGGGCACAAGCCGGGGCTGTTCCTGCTGTTTTTCACCGAGATGTGGGAGCGGTTCAGCTACTACGGGATGCGCGCCTTGCTGGTGCTGTTTCTCGTCAGCGACATGGCCGCGGGCGGCTGGGGCTGGACGCGCCAGGAAGCCCTCGGGCTGTATGCCTGGTACACGGGGCTGGTGTACGTGACGCCCGTGCTCGGCGGCATGATCGCCGACGCGTTTCTCGGCTACCGCCGGGCCGTGCTGCTCGGTGCCCTGCTGATGACGCTCGGCCATGCGTCGATGGCGCTCGAATCACGGACGGCGTTTTATGCCGGGCTCGCGCTGTTGATCGCCGGCAACGGGTTCTTCAAGCCCAACATCTCGTCGATCGTCGGCCACCTCTACAAGGACCATCCGGCGAAGAAGGACTCGGCCTACACGATCTTCTACATGGGCATCAACGCCGGTGCGTTCCTGGGGATGCTGTTCTGCGGCTACATCGGCGAGAAGGTGTCGTGGAGCTACGGCTTCGGGCTGGCCGGGATCTTCATGTTCCTCGGAATGCTGATGTTCCAATTCGGGCAGGGGATCTTCGGCGACCTCGGCCTCGCGCCGGAGCGGCGCGACGGCACGGCAGGCAGGGATGTCGCCGAATCCGCCGACGAGGCTGCGGTCGTCAAGGACCGGTTGATCGTCATCGGCATCCTGTCGTTCGCCTCGATCTTCTTCTGGATGGCGTTCGAGCAGGCCGGTGGGTCGATGAACATCTTCGCCAAGGACTACACCAGCCGCGTCCTGACCGGTTCGGCGGCCACGACCTTCTTCTGGATCGACGCGCTATTGACGCTGATCCCGCTGGGGATCGTCACCTGGGTGCTCGTCAACCTCGTCCGCGCCACGCACGACCGGATCGCACTGTCCAACGCGTTCATCGTGCTGAGTTTCGTGATCATCTGGGGGGCGGCGATCTGGCGGCTCAACCGTGAATTCAACATGCAGTCCTACGACCTGGCCGTGACGCCGCTGGCGGCGCCCGCGGACGTAGGGGCGGGGGCGGCGGAGCCGATCGTCGCGACGATCCTCACCGAGACGCCGCTCCGCGAAGGGGAGGAGGTGTTCGTCGTCGACCTCGAGGGGAAGGGGGGGGCGGGCAAGCTCCGGATCCTCGCTCCCGCCCAGGCCGCCAACTTCGCCAGCAAGCAGGCGGCCGTGGTGAAGCGGGTCCGCGGGAACGAGATCGAGGTCACGGCGTCGTGGTTCCAGATCCTCAACTCGTTCTTCATCATCGCCCTGGCACCGTTGATCGGTCGCATCTGGGAGACGCGCTTCAACCCCTCGGCACCTGTCAAATTCGGCTTCGGCCTGATCCTCCTCGGCGTCGGCTTCGCGGCGCTGGCGCTGGCGAGCATGGGCGTTCCCAAGGGGGCCAAGACGGCGAACCTCAGCATGTCGTGGCTGGTGATCGCCTATCTGTTCCACACGCTCGGTGAGCTGTTCGTGTCGCCCGTCGGGCTGTCGTACGTGAGCAAGTTGGCGCCGGCGCGGCTGGTCGGGCTGATGTTCGGGATCTGGTTCTTCGCCTCCGCCGTCGCCAACTACGCCGCCGGGATCACCGGCGGAATGATCGACGCGATCTCGGAGAAGTACGGCCTGTCGGTGTTCTTCCTCATCTACACGGCGATCCCTGTCGTCGCCGGGTTGGTGCTGATCGCCCTGTCGAAGGGGATCCGCCGGATGATGCATGGGATCGGCTGA
- a CDS encoding sugar phosphate isomerase/epimerase — protein MPACHDTPSADRPERRRFLAAALATVAPAVVPGLLRAAPADGQPLFKISLAEWSLHKTLFSGKLDNLDFPRAAKEDYGIDGVEYVNQFFKDKAKDTAYLGELAKRSADAGVTNVLIMCDGLGDLGNPDAAARTKAVENHFPWVEAAKRLGCHSIRVNAASKGSFEEQQKLAADGLGRLADYAAQMGMNVIVENHGGLSSNGEWLAGVMKMVAKPNCGTLPDFGNFYDYDRYRGVEELMPFAKGVSAKSHEFDAAGNEVRTDYQKMLRLVMAAGYHGWIGVEYEGAALPEPEGIRATKKLLEKVRAEMAA, from the coding sequence ATGCCTGCCTGCCACGACACGCCCTCCGCCGACCGCCCCGAACGCCGCCGGTTCCTCGCTGCCGCGCTGGCCACCGTGGCTCCGGCCGTCGTTCCCGGCCTGCTCCGTGCCGCGCCCGCCGACGGGCAGCCGCTGTTCAAGATCTCGCTGGCCGAGTGGTCGCTCCACAAGACGCTGTTTTCCGGCAAGCTCGACAATCTCGACTTCCCTCGGGCCGCGAAGGAGGACTACGGCATCGACGGCGTCGAGTACGTCAACCAGTTCTTCAAGGACAAGGCCAAGGACACCGCCTACCTCGGGGAACTGGCGAAACGCTCCGCCGACGCCGGCGTGACCAACGTGCTGATCATGTGCGACGGCCTCGGCGATCTCGGCAACCCCGACGCCGCGGCCCGGACCAAGGCGGTCGAGAACCACTTCCCGTGGGTCGAGGCGGCGAAGCGGCTGGGATGCCACTCGATCCGCGTCAACGCTGCCAGCAAGGGTTCGTTCGAAGAGCAGCAGAAGCTCGCAGCCGACGGCCTCGGGCGGCTCGCCGACTACGCGGCGCAGATGGGGATGAACGTGATCGTGGAAAACCACGGTGGTCTGTCGAGCAACGGCGAGTGGCTGGCCGGGGTGATGAAGATGGTGGCCAAGCCCAACTGCGGCACGCTTCCCGACTTCGGCAACTTCTACGACTACGACCGCTACCGCGGAGTCGAGGAGTTGATGCCGTTCGCCAAGGGTGTCAGTGCCAAGAGCCACGAGTTCGACGCCGCGGGCAACGAGGTCCGCACCGACTACCAGAAGATGCTGCGGCTGGTGATGGCCGCCGGCTACCACGGCTGGATCGGCGTCGAGTACGAGGGAGCCGCTCTGCCGGAACCGGAGGGAATCCGGGCGACGAAGAAGCTCCTCGAGAAGGTCCGCGCGGAGATGGCGGCCTGA
- a CDS encoding virulence RhuM family protein → MTNDLPAPDDPSPGLVLYTAPDGSARLRLRIEHKTLWLTQAQMASIFQTTKQNISLHIQNVFAERELPPDATVKQYLTVQIEGSRRVERLLDHYSLDVVIAVGYRVRSTRGTQFRQWATNTLREYLTKGFAIDDERLIAGRNLGADYFDELLERIRSIRASERRFYQKITDIYATSIDYDKNAPITEGFYATVQNKLHWAIHGRTAAEIIAERADATKPNMGLTTWKNAPAGPIRKADVAIAKNYLTREEMTALNRVVTMYLDYAEDQATRQRPMHMADWVSKLDAFLEFNERNILTHAGKVSASMARQHAEQELARHEAAIRIREATEPTSDFDKAVERIKRLEQQPPQESTPSKHHAKRKRKNKEE, encoded by the coding sequence ATGACGAACGACCTCCCTGCACCGGATGACCCGTCACCGGGGCTCGTGCTCTACACCGCGCCGGACGGGTCGGCGCGGCTTCGGTTGCGGATCGAGCACAAGACGCTGTGGCTGACACAGGCGCAGATGGCATCGATCTTCCAGACGACCAAGCAGAACATCAGCCTGCATATCCAGAACGTCTTTGCGGAACGCGAATTGCCGCCAGACGCAACCGTCAAGCAATACTTGACAGTTCAAATCGAGGGCAGTCGCAGGGTGGAGCGCCTTCTTGACCACTATTCCCTCGACGTGGTCATCGCCGTCGGGTACCGCGTCCGTTCCACCCGGGGCACCCAGTTCCGCCAATGGGCGACAAACACCCTTCGCGAGTACCTGACGAAGGGCTTTGCAATCGACGACGAGCGGCTGATCGCCGGTCGCAACCTCGGGGCCGACTATTTCGACGAACTGCTGGAGCGAATCCGCTCGATCCGCGCCAGCGAGCGGCGGTTCTACCAGAAGATCACCGACATCTACGCGACGAGCATCGACTACGACAAAAACGCTCCGATCACGGAGGGCTTCTACGCGACGGTGCAGAACAAACTGCACTGGGCCATCCACGGTCGCACCGCCGCGGAGATCATCGCGGAGCGGGCCGACGCCACGAAGCCCAACATGGGGCTGACGACTTGGAAGAATGCCCCAGCCGGCCCGATCCGCAAGGCCGACGTCGCGATCGCGAAGAACTACCTGACCCGCGAAGAGATGACCGCCCTGAACCGCGTCGTCACGATGTACCTCGACTACGCCGAAGACCAAGCGACGCGGCAGCGGCCGATGCACATGGCGGACTGGGTGAGCAAACTCGACGCGTTCCTGGAGTTCAACGAGCGAAACATCCTGACGCACGCCGGGAAGGTTTCGGCATCGATGGCCCGCCAGCACGCCGAGCAGGAGCTCGCGAGGCACGAAGCGGCGATTCGCATTCGCGAGGCGACGGAGCCGACGAGCGACTTCGACAAGGCGGTCGAGCGAATCAAACGGCTGGAGCAGCAGCCGCCACAGGAATCTACGCCGTCGAAGCATCACGCAAAGCGAAAGCGCAAAAACAAGGAAGAATGA
- a CDS encoding SET domain-containing protein-lysine N-methyltransferase → MPRSPAPGRNPADEAALRLVRTAQTHVGRGLFARRRLAAGTVVGEIRGTVCDAHPPDPTYCMELPSGRLLEPAAPFRFLNHCCDPNCELFYWCEDDGRASEEDRLWVQTIRDVAPGEELLIDYAWPADAAIPCRCGAANCRGWIVDPDEWHLLTPTTPPSSAPAADGDFPRLPPS, encoded by the coding sequence ATGCCTCGCTCCCCCGCCCCCGGCCGCAATCCGGCCGACGAAGCCGCCCTCCGACTCGTCCGCACCGCCCAAACCCACGTTGGCCGCGGCTTGTTCGCACGGCGGCGGCTCGCCGCGGGCACCGTCGTCGGGGAGATCCGCGGCACGGTGTGCGACGCCCATCCCCCCGATCCGACCTATTGCATGGAGCTTCCCAGTGGCCGGCTCCTCGAACCCGCGGCGCCATTCAGGTTCCTCAATCACTGTTGCGATCCCAACTGTGAGCTTTTCTACTGGTGCGAAGACGACGGGCGGGCGAGCGAGGAAGACCGCCTCTGGGTGCAGACGATCCGCGACGTGGCACCGGGCGAGGAGTTGCTGATCGACTACGCCTGGCCGGCCGATGCCGCGATTCCGTGCCGGTGCGGGGCCGCCAACTGCCGCGGGTGGATCGTGGATCCGGACGAATGGCATCTCCTCACCCCCACGACACCGCCGTCCTCCGCCCCGGCCGCGGATGGCGACTTCCCGCGCTTGCCGCCGTCCTGA
- a CDS encoding aminotransferase class I/II-fold pyridoxal phosphate-dependent enzyme produces MRQTTTVEPVDALRGGGRAAIVRLVVAELDRVRPQGPALNAGAALTDVGVDEQRFLDAVARIEGRYQMRFRSDWLDRVHTCGDLVDCIAHHMLDAADGSAAPAAPPTAADTAFDARGRAGGAAASPRRSAPRDTPAVAADDPFPECAALEERLATLAADGLEDPFRIPVASVHGRTVRIRGRQVVNFTSFDYLGLAGHPAVTQAAKQAIDRYGCSASASRMVGGNSVLHDELDAELAAFVGTERAVVFPCGYGTNGSIFGHLFGPEDLILYDELSHNSIVHGAAASRAGKRSFRHNDHRQLDRLLRDLRGQYRRVVVALEGVYSMDGDYPDLPRFIEVKRRHDALLYVDEAHSLGTMGPGGRGICDFFGCDPADGDLWMGTISKALGAGGGFLAGSERLIRYLGYTTPAFVFSTACSPPNAAAALESLRVVRREPWRVTRLRERSELFLKLAADCDLDTGSSADTPIVPVIVGSSQRAIRVSQRLLEAGINARPILYPAVREAAARVRFFITCEHTEEQIADAVATVAEIVHDTAPRAR; encoded by the coding sequence ATGCGGCAGACGACCACGGTCGAGCCTGTCGATGCCCTCCGCGGCGGCGGTCGGGCCGCGATCGTCCGCCTCGTCGTCGCCGAGCTCGACCGCGTCCGTCCCCAGGGCCCGGCGCTGAATGCCGGTGCGGCGCTCACCGACGTCGGCGTCGACGAGCAGCGGTTTCTCGATGCCGTCGCCCGGATCGAGGGGCGCTACCAGATGCGGTTCCGCAGCGACTGGCTCGATCGGGTCCACACCTGCGGGGACCTCGTCGATTGCATCGCCCACCACATGCTCGATGCCGCCGACGGCTCGGCCGCTCCCGCGGCCCCGCCGACCGCGGCCGACACGGCGTTCGATGCCCGCGGGCGGGCGGGAGGCGCTGCGGCTTCCCCGCGCCGGTCCGCGCCGCGCGACACGCCCGCCGTCGCGGCGGACGACCCCTTTCCCGAATGCGCCGCCCTCGAGGAACGCCTCGCGACGCTCGCGGCTGACGGCCTCGAGGACCCGTTCCGGATCCCGGTGGCTTCCGTCCACGGCCGCACCGTGCGGATCCGCGGCCGGCAGGTCGTGAACTTCACGAGTTTCGATTACCTCGGCCTCGCCGGGCATCCGGCGGTCACGCAGGCGGCGAAGCAGGCGATCGATCGCTACGGCTGCAGCGCCTCGGCCAGCCGGATGGTCGGCGGCAACAGCGTGCTCCACGACGAGCTCGATGCGGAGCTGGCGGCGTTCGTCGGCACCGAGCGCGCGGTGGTGTTTCCCTGTGGCTACGGCACCAACGGGTCGATCTTCGGGCACCTGTTCGGCCCCGAGGACCTGATCCTGTACGACGAGCTGTCGCACAATAGCATCGTCCACGGCGCGGCGGCGTCGCGCGCCGGGAAGCGGTCGTTCCGGCACAACGACCATCGCCAGCTCGACCGTCTCCTCCGCGACCTCCGCGGCCAGTACCGTCGCGTCGTCGTCGCCCTCGAGGGGGTCTACAGCATGGACGGCGACTACCCCGACCTGCCGCGGTTCATCGAGGTCAAGCGCCGTCACGACGCGCTGCTGTACGTCGACGAAGCGCATTCGCTCGGCACGATGGGGCCGGGCGGCCGCGGGATCTGCGATTTTTTTGGCTGTGATCCCGCCGACGGCGACCTGTGGATGGGCACGATCAGCAAGGCGCTCGGTGCCGGCGGCGGGTTTCTCGCCGGCAGCGAACGGCTGATCCGCTACCTCGGCTACACCACGCCGGCGTTCGTGTTCTCCACCGCCTGCTCGCCCCCCAATGCCGCCGCCGCGCTCGAGAGCCTGCGCGTCGTGCGCCGCGAGCCGTGGCGGGTGACGAGGCTGCGGGAGCGGTCGGAGCTGTTTCTCAAGCTCGCCGCCGATTGCGATCTCGACACCGGCTCGAGCGCCGATACGCCGATCGTGCCGGTGATCGTGGGCAGCTCACAGCGCGCGATCCGCGTCTCGCAGCGGCTTCTCGAGGCGGGGATCAATGCCCGGCCGATCCTCTACCCGGCGGTGCGCGAGGCGGCGGCACGGGTCAGGTTCTTCATCACCTGCGAGCACACCGAGGAGCAGATCGCCGACGCCGTGGCGACGGTCGCCGAGATCGTCCACGACACTGCACCCCGGGCCCGCTGA